Proteins co-encoded in one Populus trichocarpa isolate Nisqually-1 chromosome 10, P.trichocarpa_v4.1, whole genome shotgun sequence genomic window:
- the LOC7477052 gene encoding stemmadenine O-acetyltransferase: MGSPISASFQFNIFECGGIGIGLCISLKISDIFSFFVFFKSWAATFRGEPDQERPRFESATLFPARSLFGYDPRNPIFETNIVAKRFVFSKSSIEALIAKYYKATNTEKLQRPSPIDVLSAFLWNQIVAATMVEWKTHTVHELVHYMNLRSIMCPPQSEYSFGNISWAAKTVPSVGKPIWAGSPSLTFKNFTDSTVSGEGIEAKVQLTEEDMVKFQDDTGSCSNKLLQLDAS; the protein is encoded by the exons ATGGGGAGTCCCATTTCTGCAA GCTTCCAATTCAACATCTTTGAATGTGGAGGAATCGGTATTGGTTTGTGCATATCCCTCAAGATATCagatatcttttcttttttcgtgtttttcaAAAGTTGGGCTGCCACTTTTCGTGGTGAACCTGATCAAGAGCGTCCACGGTTCGAATCGGCCACACTCTTCCCCGCCAGGAGTCTCTTTGGATATGACCCCAGAAATCCTATCTTTGAAACGAATATTGTGGCGAAAAGGTTTGTTTTCAGTAAGTCTTCCATAGAGGCACTTATAGCCAAATACTATAAAGCGACAAATACAGAAAAACTGCAACGCCCATCTCCTATTGATGTCTTATCAGCTTTCCTATGGAACCAAATCGTAGCTGCAACCATGGTAGAATGGAAAACACATACAGTCCATGAACTAGTTCACTACATGAATCTGCGGTCAATCATGTGCCCGCCACAATCAGAATACTCCTTCGGAAACATCTCCTGGGCTGCCAAAACAGTTCCATCTGTGG GGAAGCCGATATGGGCTGGTTCTCCGAGCTTGACTTTCAAAAATTTTACGGACAGTACTGTATCTGGTGAAGGAATAGAGGCCAAGGTGCAATTAACTGAGGAAGACATGGTTAAATTCCAAGATGACACAGGGAGTTGCTCGAATAAGTTGCTCCAACTGGATGCCAGCTAA
- the LOC7477051 gene encoding BAHD acyltransferase At5g47980: MAIDQVNVEIVAREVIGPSSPTLNHLRKFNLSLLDQLAPVSYEPLVLLYSNFQQQRTGYHESLRLKRSLSETLTRFYPLAGRIKDGASIECNDLGAVFVESRVSCLLSKFLEKPDAEAIRKFIPVETESPEALTGSLVLVQANFFACGGLAIGVCISHKAADPVTFSTFIKAWAAAAFRSVNDSTVLPLFNASSLFPPQNLPLTRPAAVELMNDKCVTKRLVFDASKIAALQAKAVSESVTCPTRVEAVTALIWKCAMNASRSNSEHLRYSILSQSVNLRKRMVPPLPENTIGNLVGYFASCATECEIELQSLVGQLRKGLRDFGENYVEKLGEGKAFMAVCESFQEAGSMLQEGNVDFYASTDFCRFPFYGIDFGWGKPTWVTIPTGANKNVTTIMDTRDGEGVEAWVTLTEEDMAFFERDRELLAAASLDPSALDLIMPMSSL; this comes from the coding sequence ATGGCTATAGATCAGGTAAATGTTGAGATCGTTGCTAGAGAAGTCATAGGACCATCCTCTCCAACCTTAAATCACTTGAGAAAGTTTAACCTTAGCCTTCTGGATCAGCTTGCTCCTGTGTCATATGAACCTTTGGTTCTCTTGTACTCCAATTTCCAGCAGCAACGCACAGGTTATCACGAATCTCTGCGGCTAAAGAGATCGCTGTCTGAAACCTTAACCCGATTCTACCCACTTGCCGGCAGGATCAAAGATGGTGCCTCGATTGAATGCAACGATCTTGGAGCTGTTTTTGTTGAATCACGAGTCAGCTGTCTTCTCTCCAAGTTTCTTGAAAAGCCTGATGCTGAGGCGATAAGAAAATTCATTCCTGTTGAGACTGAATCACCAGAAGCACTCACGGGTAGTCTAGTGCTTGTTCAAGCAAATTTCTTTGCCTGCGGTGGGTTGGCGATTGGAGTTTGCATTTCTCACAAGGCAGCTGATCCGGTTACCTTCAGCACTTTCATCAAGGCTTGGGCAGCTGCGGCTTTTCGGTCTGTCAACGACAGTACCGTGCTTCCATTATTCAACGCATCATCCCTATTCCCACCGCAGAACTTACCGCTTACAAGGCCTGCAGCTGTCGAATTGATGAATGATAAATGCGTTACAAAGAGACTTGTCTTTGATGCCTCCAAGATTGCTGCTCTCCAGGCTAAGGCTGTGAGTGAAAGCGTGACATGTCCGACAAGAGTTGAAGCTGTGACAGCCCTGATTTGGAAATGTGCAATGAACGCATCAAGATCGAATTCGGAGCATTTAAGATATTCTATTCTCTCACAATCCGTGAATTTACGCAAGAGAATGGTGCCTCCCTTGCCTGAAAACACTATTGGAAACCTCGTGGGTTACTTTGCTTCATGTGCTACGGAGTGTGAGATAGAATTGCAAAGCTTGGTTGGTCAGCTAAGGAAAGGGTTGCGGGATTTTGGTGAGAACTATGTGGAGAAACTTGGAGAAGGTAAGGCTTTCATGGCTGTTTGTGAATCTTTCCAAGAGGCAGGAAGCATGCTCCAAGAAGGCAATGTAGACTTTTATGCAAGCACCGATTTCTGCAGGTTTCCATTTTACGGGATTGATTTCGGGTGGGGAAAGCCCACCTGGGTGACCATTCCCACCGGAGCTAACAAGAACGTGACTACAATTATGGACACAAGAGACGGCGAGGGAGTGGAGGCTTGGGTGACTTTAACCGAAGAAGACATGGCCTTTTTTGAACGCGATCGCGAGCTGCTTGCAGCTGCTTCTCTGGATCCAAGTGCCTTAGACCTCATCATGCCCATGTCTTCTCTTTAA